Proteins from a genomic interval of Diceros bicornis minor isolate mBicDic1 chromosome 34, mDicBic1.mat.cur, whole genome shotgun sequence:
- the NOSIP gene encoding nitric oxide synthase-interacting protein isoform X2, with translation MTRHGKNCTAGAVYTYHEKKKDTAASGYGTQNIRLSRDAVKDFDCCCLSLQPCHDPVVTPDGYLYEREAILEYILHQKKEIARQMKAYEKQRGARREEQKELQRAAAQDQVRGFLEKEAAIVSRPLNPFTPKAASGTGPDDARAGPSGGPAGKDKDTALPSFWIPSLTPEAKATKLEKPSRTVTCPMSGKPLRMSDLTPVRFTPLDGSVDRVGLITRSERYVCAVTRDSLSNATPCAVLRPSGAVVTLECVEKLIRKDMVDPVNGEKLTDRDIIVLQRGGTGFAGSGVKLQAEKSRPVMQA, from the exons ATGACGCGGCATGGCAAGAACTGCACGGCGGGGGCTGTCTACACCTACCACGAGAAGAAGAAGGACACAG CGGCCTCAGGTTATGGGACCCAGAACATTCGACTGAGCCGGGATGCCGTCAAGGACTTTGACTGCTGCTGCCTCTCTCTGCAGCCCTGCCACGACCCTGTCGTCAC GCCGGATGGCTACCTGTATGAGCGGGAGGCGATCCTGGAGTATATTCTGCACCAGAAGAAGGAGATCGCCCGGCAGATGAAG GCCTACGAGAAGCAGCGGGGCGCCCGGCGGGAGGAGCAGAAAGAGCTGCAGCGGGCGGCGGCGCAGGACCAGGTGcggggcttcctggagaaggaggCGGCCATCGTGAGCCGGCCCCTCAACCCCTTCACGCCCAAGGCCGCCTCGGGGACCGGCCCAG ACGATGCCCGAGCCGGGCCCAGCGGGGGCCCCGCAGGCAAGGACAAAGACACAGCGCTGCCCAGCTTCTGGATCCCGTCGCTGACCCCCGAGGCCAAGGCCACCAAGCTGGAGAAGCCG TCGCGCACCGTGACCTGCCCGATGTCGGGGAAGCCGCTGCGCATGTCGGACCTGACGCCCGTGCGCTTCACGCCGCTCGACGGCTCCGTGGACCGCGTGGGGCTCATCACGCGCAGCGAGCGCTACGTGTGCGCCGTGACCCGCGACAGCCTGAGCAACGCCACGCCGTGCGCCGTGCTGCGGCCCTC TGGGGCCGTGGTCACCCTCGAGTGCGTGGAGAAGCTCATTCGGAAGGACATGGTGGACCCGGTGAACGGGGAGAAGCTCACGGACCGCGACATCATCGTGCTGCAGCGG ggcGGCACCGGCTTCGCGGGCTCCGGAGTGAAGCTGCAGGCAGAAAAGTCCAGGCCGGTGATGCAGGCCTGA
- the PRRG2 gene encoding transmembrane gamma-carboxyglutamic acid protein 2 isoform X2, protein MRGPPSLLLLYLGLIACLDTSPSGEQDQVFLASPEAQNFLGSRSRIPRANHWDLELFTPGNLERECLEERCSWEEAREYFEDNTLTERFWEDYIYNGKGGRGRVDIAGLAVGLTCGILLIVLAGLGAFWYLRWRRRRRGQQPCPQEAELVSPLSALSSLGPPTPLPPPPPPPPGLPTYEQALAASGVHDAPPPPYTSLGRPR, encoded by the exons ATGAGAGGCCCCCCCTCTCTGCTGCTGCTCTACCTGGGACTGATCGCCTGCCTGGACACCTCGCCCAGTGGGGAGCAAGATCAAG TCTTCCTGGCGTCTCCAGAGGCCCAGAACTTTCTGGGCAGCCGGAGTCGGATTCCACGAGCCAACCACTGGGACCTGGAGCTCTTCACACCGGGGAACCTGGAACGGGAGTGTCTTGAGGAGAGGTGTTCCTGGGAGGAGGCGAGGGAGTACTTTGAGGACAATACTCTGACG GAGCGCTTTTGGGAGGACTACATCTACAATGGCAAAGGAG GGCGTGGACGAGTGGACATAGCAGGCCTGGCTGTGGGTCTGACATGTGGCatcctcctcattgtcctggccgGCCTGGGAGCCTTTTGGTATCTGCGTTGGCGACGACGGCGGCGAGGCCAGCAGCCCTGTCCCCAAGA GGCCGAGCTCGTCAGCCCCCTGAGTGCCCTGAGCTCTCTGGGCCCGCCGACGCccctgcctccacctccacccccacccccaggcctcccCACCTACGAGCAGGCGCTGGCAGCATCTGGGGTGCACGACGCACCTCCGCCCCCCTACACCAG CCTCGGGAGGCCTCGCTGA
- the NOSIP gene encoding nitric oxide synthase-interacting protein isoform X1, translating to MVLLIRCEFRPRSVLMTRHGKNCTAGAVYTYHEKKKDTAASGYGTQNIRLSRDAVKDFDCCCLSLQPCHDPVVTPDGYLYEREAILEYILHQKKEIARQMKAYEKQRGARREEQKELQRAAAQDQVRGFLEKEAAIVSRPLNPFTPKAASGTGPDDARAGPSGGPAGKDKDTALPSFWIPSLTPEAKATKLEKPSRTVTCPMSGKPLRMSDLTPVRFTPLDGSVDRVGLITRSERYVCAVTRDSLSNATPCAVLRPSGAVVTLECVEKLIRKDMVDPVNGEKLTDRDIIVLQRGGTGFAGSGVKLQAEKSRPVMQA from the exons ATGGTGCTGCTGATTCGGTGTGAATTTAGGCCTCGAAGCGTCCT GATGACGCGGCATGGCAAGAACTGCACGGCGGGGGCTGTCTACACCTACCACGAGAAGAAGAAGGACACAG CGGCCTCAGGTTATGGGACCCAGAACATTCGACTGAGCCGGGATGCCGTCAAGGACTTTGACTGCTGCTGCCTCTCTCTGCAGCCCTGCCACGACCCTGTCGTCAC GCCGGATGGCTACCTGTATGAGCGGGAGGCGATCCTGGAGTATATTCTGCACCAGAAGAAGGAGATCGCCCGGCAGATGAAG GCCTACGAGAAGCAGCGGGGCGCCCGGCGGGAGGAGCAGAAAGAGCTGCAGCGGGCGGCGGCGCAGGACCAGGTGcggggcttcctggagaaggaggCGGCCATCGTGAGCCGGCCCCTCAACCCCTTCACGCCCAAGGCCGCCTCGGGGACCGGCCCAG ACGATGCCCGAGCCGGGCCCAGCGGGGGCCCCGCAGGCAAGGACAAAGACACAGCGCTGCCCAGCTTCTGGATCCCGTCGCTGACCCCCGAGGCCAAGGCCACCAAGCTGGAGAAGCCG TCGCGCACCGTGACCTGCCCGATGTCGGGGAAGCCGCTGCGCATGTCGGACCTGACGCCCGTGCGCTTCACGCCGCTCGACGGCTCCGTGGACCGCGTGGGGCTCATCACGCGCAGCGAGCGCTACGTGTGCGCCGTGACCCGCGACAGCCTGAGCAACGCCACGCCGTGCGCCGTGCTGCGGCCCTC TGGGGCCGTGGTCACCCTCGAGTGCGTGGAGAAGCTCATTCGGAAGGACATGGTGGACCCGGTGAACGGGGAGAAGCTCACGGACCGCGACATCATCGTGCTGCAGCGG ggcGGCACCGGCTTCGCGGGCTCCGGAGTGAAGCTGCAGGCAGAAAAGTCCAGGCCGGTGATGCAGGCCTGA
- the PRRG2 gene encoding transmembrane gamma-carboxyglutamic acid protein 2 isoform X1, giving the protein MRGPPSLLLLYLGLIACLDTSPSGEQDQEVFLASPEAQNFLGSRSRIPRANHWDLELFTPGNLERECLEERCSWEEAREYFEDNTLTERFWEDYIYNGKGGRGRVDIAGLAVGLTCGILLIVLAGLGAFWYLRWRRRRRGQQPCPQEAELVSPLSALSSLGPPTPLPPPPPPPPGLPTYEQALAASGVHDAPPPPYTSLGRPR; this is encoded by the exons ATGAGAGGCCCCCCCTCTCTGCTGCTGCTCTACCTGGGACTGATCGCCTGCCTGGACACCTCGCCCAGTGGGGAGCAAGATCAAG AAGTCTTCCTGGCGTCTCCAGAGGCCCAGAACTTTCTGGGCAGCCGGAGTCGGATTCCACGAGCCAACCACTGGGACCTGGAGCTCTTCACACCGGGGAACCTGGAACGGGAGTGTCTTGAGGAGAGGTGTTCCTGGGAGGAGGCGAGGGAGTACTTTGAGGACAATACTCTGACG GAGCGCTTTTGGGAGGACTACATCTACAATGGCAAAGGAG GGCGTGGACGAGTGGACATAGCAGGCCTGGCTGTGGGTCTGACATGTGGCatcctcctcattgtcctggccgGCCTGGGAGCCTTTTGGTATCTGCGTTGGCGACGACGGCGGCGAGGCCAGCAGCCCTGTCCCCAAGA GGCCGAGCTCGTCAGCCCCCTGAGTGCCCTGAGCTCTCTGGGCCCGCCGACGCccctgcctccacctccacccccacccccaggcctcccCACCTACGAGCAGGCGCTGGCAGCATCTGGGGTGCACGACGCACCTCCGCCCCCCTACACCAG CCTCGGGAGGCCTCGCTGA